The following are encoded together in the Methylomonas methanica MC09 genome:
- a CDS encoding diguanylate cyclase yields the protein MSFFKNKDDTPVKWKEKYFDSLDSQEKLEKEYKTNQDLLCKTIIRFALAVKGFDKTLDPHLDRIRDLLKTGIKSQQLRTELEVFSNALMAMEDHATSSQLDATLLFDYLQAHFPSRLTELQKLGKRYEAREFSNPQRLFLALAEILENDTQPETDDFADELALADTKAISQQLIRLLENADLPFEFVEEGNNLKLRLQNGQSLGPVFEDAVNLLLTIKQHLQLEQQEMADFLSTLTEELAELGLISAGVNIAAEDAEKKRTSLDQDLAAQMTDLQKKSANATQLEPLKQLVSIRLQGINQQLQSYAEQEQFEREKTQKELRTLLQKIREMETETTELQSRLEAAQSRATRDPLTNLPNRLAFEERLTDEIAHAHRYGTSLVLAVWDIDFFKNINDTYGHKSGDKALMVIAKLLSKHCREADFVARFGGEEFVMLLPETTLPSALKVADKLRETIEKSSFHANGERISITLSCGITQYVKGDDNESIFIRADGALYQAKQNGRNQCLSA from the coding sequence ATGAGCTTTTTCAAAAATAAGGACGACACGCCGGTCAAGTGGAAAGAAAAATACTTCGACTCGCTGGATAGTCAGGAAAAACTTGAGAAAGAGTATAAAACCAATCAGGATTTACTCTGTAAGACGATTATTCGCTTCGCTCTGGCAGTCAAAGGTTTCGACAAAACGCTCGACCCGCATCTGGATCGCATTCGCGATTTATTAAAAACCGGTATAAAAAGCCAGCAATTACGCACCGAGCTGGAAGTGTTTTCCAACGCCTTAATGGCGATGGAAGATCACGCTACAAGCAGCCAACTTGATGCCACGCTACTATTCGACTATTTACAGGCCCATTTTCCCAGCCGCTTAACCGAGCTGCAGAAGTTAGGCAAGCGCTATGAAGCGCGCGAATTTAGTAATCCGCAACGTTTATTCCTTGCCTTGGCTGAAATTCTGGAAAATGACACTCAACCGGAAACAGACGATTTCGCCGACGAACTGGCATTGGCGGACACAAAAGCAATTAGCCAACAGTTGATCAGATTGTTGGAAAATGCCGATTTACCGTTCGAATTTGTTGAAGAAGGCAATAACTTAAAACTCCGCTTGCAAAACGGCCAATCACTCGGACCGGTATTTGAAGACGCCGTTAACCTGTTGCTGACCATTAAACAACATCTTCAGCTCGAACAACAGGAAATGGCTGACTTTCTGTCCACGTTGACCGAAGAACTGGCTGAACTGGGCTTGATATCCGCGGGCGTAAATATCGCCGCTGAAGACGCGGAAAAAAAACGAACCAGCCTGGATCAAGATCTAGCGGCACAAATGACCGATTTACAGAAAAAATCCGCCAACGCCACTCAGCTGGAGCCCTTGAAGCAGTTGGTCAGCATTCGCTTACAGGGCATCAACCAACAGCTGCAATCCTATGCGGAGCAGGAACAATTCGAAAGAGAAAAAACCCAAAAGGAATTAAGAACTCTGTTACAGAAAATCAGAGAGATGGAAACGGAAACGACCGAACTACAATCCCGGCTCGAGGCGGCCCAAAGCAGGGCAACGCGCGATCCGCTTACCAACTTACCCAACCGGCTTGCGTTCGAGGAACGTTTGACCGATGAAATCGCCCATGCTCATCGCTATGGCACTTCGCTGGTATTGGCGGTTTGGGATATCGATTTTTTCAAAAACATCAATGATACTTATGGGCATAAATCCGGCGACAAAGCACTGATGGTGATTGCCAAGTTGCTATCCAAGCATTGCCGGGAAGCCGATTTCGTTGCGCGATTTGGTGGCGAGGAATTTGTGATGCTGTTACCGGAGACCACGTTGCCATCAGCGTTGAAAGTAGCGGATAAATTACGGGAAACCATCGAAAAAAGTAGCTTTCATGCCAACGGAGAGAGGATATCCATTACGCTATCCTGCGGAATTACTCAATATGTAAAGGGTGATGACAATGAGTCCATATTTATTCGAGCGGACGGCGCCTTGTATCAAGCCAAACAGAATGGGCGCAATCAATGCCTATCAGCTTAA
- the hemF gene encoding oxygen-dependent coproporphyrinogen oxidase, with product MTENDITQVKHYLLNLQDQICAALETQEPDARFVEDAWRREEGGGGRTRVLTDGEVFEQGGVNFSHVSGFSLPPSATAKRPELANRQYEAMGVSLVMHPRNPFVPTSHANVRFFVARKDGEPTIWWFGGGFDLTPFYPFREDVVHWHQTAREACQPFGADVYDRYKKWCDEYFFLKHRGETRGVGGLFFDDLNEPDFTKAFGFMQSVGNHYIPAYLPIVEKRKHTEYGERERNFQLYRRGRYVEFNLVYDRGTLFGLQSGGRTESILMSMPPAAHWRYNWQPEPGSPEAELYDTYLKPQNWLEM from the coding sequence ATGACCGAAAACGATATTACCCAAGTAAAACATTATTTGCTGAATTTGCAGGATCAAATTTGCGCGGCGTTGGAAACGCAAGAACCCGACGCGAGGTTTGTAGAAGACGCCTGGCGGCGGGAAGAAGGCGGCGGTGGGCGTACGCGGGTGTTGACGGATGGCGAAGTGTTCGAGCAGGGTGGCGTAAATTTTTCCCATGTTTCCGGTTTTAGTTTGCCGCCGTCGGCGACCGCAAAACGTCCGGAACTGGCCAATCGCCAATACGAAGCCATGGGCGTGTCGTTGGTGATGCATCCCCGCAACCCCTTTGTGCCGACTTCTCACGCCAATGTAAGATTTTTCGTCGCCAGAAAAGACGGCGAACCCACCATCTGGTGGTTCGGCGGCGGTTTCGATTTAACGCCGTTTTATCCGTTCCGGGAAGACGTGGTGCACTGGCACCAGACCGCCCGCGAGGCGTGCCAGCCTTTCGGCGCGGATGTATATGACCGCTATAAAAAATGGTGCGACGAGTATTTTTTCCTGAAACATCGGGGCGAAACCCGCGGCGTCGGCGGTTTGTTTTTCGACGATTTGAACGAGCCGGATTTCACTAAGGCCTTTGGTTTCATGCAAAGCGTCGGCAACCATTACATCCCGGCTTATTTGCCGATTGTTGAGAAGCGTAAACATACTGAGTACGGGGAGCGGGAGCGTAACTTTCAGTTGTATCGGCGCGGCCGCTATGTCGAATTCAATCTGGTCTATGATCGGGGTACCTTATTCGGCTTGCAATCGGGCGGCAGAACCGAGTCGATTTTGATGTCCATGCCGCCGGCCGCCCACTGGCGGTATAATTGGCAACCGGAACCCGGCAGCCCGGAAGCGGAACTCTACGACACCTATCTGAAACCGCAAAACTGGTTGGAGATGTGA
- a CDS encoding zeta toxin family protein, translating to MSTNKNPNRDIPGYRQLKRLRTALGIAQGSRLLSRLLQELESTVSHDQTKRVTYMTELFTRIHREMFSDWKEQITVNHRPGTMLEKEKRKRFRIAIERLVLDGDSNQDSAIFDNNGFVMRCDDIAGRLASFYQELRVIRPYSFGNRITLDLFITALGNLPAFKAVYEQGIDFRRLAHEDAIALHDPDSNHAAITQAFSNALDPTRTYSLINKANGYGKWPENKRFLQGIPFLSHTTADGIDCLVTVNGGLVPLDSIPVDRFITGQHFADNSLSVSEHVIGYLPGTEELRAPGKTEIDAIPVREDGVAPLFCLDINMLTSLRPPSHAELLDLIRQFAGEQAKVFVLADNPVLKHKMLAATHGESRLQRTIEIAYKRLGKINLALQTALNTIFDGKTAVDKPKLFMCMGGAGAGKTAVEEIARSQCGDNFVVASLDEFRKLSDLYCLLTAANHHSDDYVYVEPFANRLRDLVADHARQNRINLLYDGTGIPYQPRYSTVIQQFQAAGFHTQITAVDAFLVKPAGREEELSRAGVIGSVKSRYEATGRALPWVVTIDKHIRSPQAFLLALQDTALAKLSLFANDGERDQHYLVAESFLMYDEDIEHLHEQQIARTLAPHFKTIMSRHHDSVLKNMAQHFDGALKALIERNPALSEDNVGYLVYRGSEYNRVLAIYNVRRMVDFVQKRQLNPNASGEDGLLHKPWALGFHVDPQAKQAWVTRLQGTVEY from the coding sequence ATGAGCACAAACAAGAACCCGAATCGAGACATTCCGGGCTATCGGCAACTCAAGCGCTTGCGAACCGCTTTGGGAATTGCCCAGGGCAGCCGGCTGTTGTCGCGGTTACTGCAGGAGTTGGAATCCACCGTCTCCCACGATCAAACCAAGCGCGTCACCTATATGACCGAATTGTTCACCCGCATCCACCGGGAGATGTTCAGCGACTGGAAGGAGCAGATTACGGTCAATCACCGGCCGGGCACCATGTTGGAGAAGGAAAAGCGCAAACGCTTCCGGATCGCCATCGAACGTCTAGTGCTGGATGGCGACAGCAATCAGGACAGTGCGATTTTCGACAACAACGGTTTTGTCATGCGATGCGACGACATTGCCGGCCGTCTTGCCAGTTTTTATCAGGAATTACGGGTGATTCGTCCCTACTCCTTCGGCAACCGCATTACCCTGGATCTGTTTATTACCGCACTGGGGAATTTGCCGGCTTTCAAGGCGGTATACGAGCAAGGCATAGACTTCCGCCGCTTGGCGCATGAGGATGCTATCGCTTTGCACGACCCGGACAGCAACCACGCGGCCATCACCCAAGCCTTTAGCAATGCGCTCGATCCTACCCGCACCTACAGCCTGATCAATAAAGCTAACGGCTACGGCAAATGGCCGGAAAACAAACGCTTTCTGCAAGGCATCCCGTTTTTGTCCCATACCACGGCGGATGGCATAGATTGTCTGGTGACCGTCAATGGCGGTCTGGTGCCGCTGGACAGCATTCCGGTCGACCGATTCATTACAGGGCAGCATTTTGCCGATAATTCGTTAAGCGTATCGGAACACGTCATCGGCTATTTGCCCGGAACCGAGGAGCTGCGCGCACCCGGCAAAACCGAGATAGACGCCATCCCGGTTCGCGAGGACGGCGTGGCGCCGCTGTTTTGCCTGGACATCAACATGCTGACCAGTTTGCGTCCGCCCAGCCACGCCGAGTTGCTGGATTTGATCAGGCAATTTGCCGGGGAACAGGCCAAGGTGTTCGTGTTGGCGGATAATCCGGTCTTAAAACATAAAATGCTGGCGGCCACTCACGGCGAAAGCCGTTTGCAGCGCACCATCGAAATTGCCTATAAGCGCTTGGGTAAAATCAATCTGGCGCTGCAAACCGCGCTAAACACCATCTTCGACGGCAAAACCGCCGTCGACAAACCGAAGTTGTTCATGTGTATGGGCGGTGCCGGAGCCGGCAAAACTGCGGTGGAGGAAATTGCCCGTTCCCAGTGCGGAGACAATTTCGTGGTGGCCTCGCTGGACGAATTCCGCAAACTCAGCGACCTTTATTGCCTGTTGACCGCCGCCAACCACCACAGCGACGATTACGTGTACGTGGAGCCGTTCGCCAACCGCTTGCGAGACTTGGTGGCCGACCATGCCCGGCAGAATCGCATCAACCTGTTATACGACGGTACCGGTATTCCCTATCAACCGCGTTACTCGACGGTGATTCAGCAATTTCAGGCTGCCGGTTTCCATACCCAAATCACCGCCGTCGATGCGTTTTTGGTCAAGCCTGCAGGGCGGGAAGAAGAGTTGTCGCGGGCCGGCGTGATCGGCAGCGTCAAATCGCGCTACGAAGCCACCGGCCGAGCTTTACCTTGGGTGGTGACCATAGACAAACACATCCGTTCGCCGCAGGCTTTTTTGCTGGCCCTACAGGATACCGCACTGGCCAAACTGTCGCTGTTTGCCAACGACGGCGAGCGCGATCAGCATTATCTGGTGGCGGAAAGCTTTTTGATGTACGACGAAGATATCGAACACCTGCACGAGCAGCAAATTGCCCGCACCCTGGCGCCGCATTTTAAAACCATCATGAGCCGCCACCACGATTCGGTATTAAAGAACATGGCCCAGCATTTCGACGGCGCCTTAAAAGCCCTGATCGAGCGGAACCCGGCCTTGAGCGAGGACAATGTCGGTTACTTGGTGTATCGCGGCAGCGAGTACAACCGGGTCTTGGCCATTTACAATGTCAGGCGTATGGTGGATTTCGTGCAAAAACGCCAGCTCAACCCCAATGCCTCCGGCGAGGACGGGCTGCTGCATAAACCCTGGGCGCTGGGTTTTCACGTCGACCCGCAAGCCAAACAGGCTTGGGTTACCCGCCTGCAGGGTACGGTGGAATACTGA
- a CDS encoding c-type cytochrome, with protein MIKKLLTVSITLALATSTGFVYAQAKAGVGKEKAASCAGCHGEDGNSAMPGFPKLAGQHQGYLIKQLKAFKSGERNAPMMAPLAMGLDDKSMEEIAAYYASQKISVNPAPTLPADDEDDDDKPAKTDDEKKAELAALIEQGSDLYRNGNIGREVSACVACHGPYAEGNKPAAYPALHSQHADYLIKTLSDFKTGARSNNPENMMHMIAKKMTDEDIKAVSYYISTMK; from the coding sequence ATGATAAAAAAACTGCTGACTGTTTCCATCACCTTGGCACTTGCCACCAGTACCGGTTTTGTTTATGCACAAGCTAAAGCGGGCGTAGGCAAGGAAAAAGCCGCATCGTGCGCGGGTTGCCACGGCGAAGACGGCAACAGTGCGATGCCGGGCTTTCCAAAACTCGCCGGCCAACACCAGGGCTATTTGATTAAGCAATTAAAGGCGTTTAAAAGCGGTGAACGCAATGCGCCCATGATGGCGCCTTTGGCGATGGGGCTTGACGATAAAAGCATGGAAGAGATTGCCGCCTACTATGCCTCGCAAAAAATCTCCGTTAATCCCGCACCTACTTTGCCGGCGGATGACGAGGACGACGACGATAAACCGGCCAAAACCGATGATGAAAAGAAAGCCGAGCTGGCCGCTTTAATCGAACAAGGCAGCGATTTATACCGTAACGGCAATATCGGTCGCGAAGTATCGGCTTGCGTGGCGTGCCACGGCCCGTATGCGGAAGGCAATAAACCGGCCGCGTACCCCGCCCTACATTCTCAACACGCCGATTATTTGATTAAAACTCTGTCCGACTTCAAAACCGGCGCGCGCAGTAACAACCCCGAAAATATGATGCACATGATCGCGAAAAAAATGACCGATGAAGACATTAAAGCGGTTTCCTACTACATCTCGACCATGAAATAA
- a CDS encoding thiol:disulfide interchange protein DsbA/DsbL — MLKKITFLVLFCLTGLARAEGGYETVTPAQPVQNPDKIEVIEFFWYGCPHCYSLEPSMAAWLKTKPDNVEFIRQPAVFSELWGKHAKAFFTAEALGVVEKVHADFFDAIQNKRQKLTSEDELAKFFAAHGVKDDDFRAAYNSFMVDAKMRQAETMGARYGITGVPAIIVNGKYRVTASTAKSQENMIAVTNQLIQQEAQTK; from the coding sequence ATGTTAAAAAAAATTACATTCTTGGTACTGTTTTGCTTAACTGGCTTGGCCCGCGCGGAAGGCGGTTACGAAACGGTAACGCCAGCCCAACCGGTACAAAATCCTGACAAAATCGAAGTTATCGAGTTTTTCTGGTATGGCTGCCCGCATTGCTACAGCCTGGAGCCTTCCATGGCCGCCTGGTTGAAAACCAAACCGGACAATGTCGAATTCATCCGCCAACCGGCTGTATTCAGCGAGTTATGGGGCAAACATGCCAAGGCCTTTTTTACCGCGGAAGCCTTGGGTGTTGTAGAAAAAGTTCATGCCGATTTTTTCGACGCCATCCAAAATAAAAGACAAAAACTGACCTCGGAGGACGAGCTGGCCAAATTCTTTGCCGCTCATGGCGTGAAAGACGACGATTTCCGAGCCGCTTACAATTCCTTTATGGTTGACGCGAAAATGCGCCAAGCCGAAACCATGGGTGCGCGCTATGGCATCACCGGAGTGCCGGCCATCATTGTTAACGGCAAGTATCGAGTGACGGCGAGTACCGCCAAATCGCAAGAAAACATGATCGCCGTTACCAATCAACTCATTCAGCAAGAAGCACAAACAAAGTAA
- a CDS encoding prolyl hydroxylase family protein: MSKKYVDKELGIFCVNNFLSDEECDELISLSENKKYEEASIITHMGLEIAKDVRNNDRVIYDDLELAKKLYERIVEYIPKEIDSWSRNGLNERFRFYKYSPGQYFKWHVDGAFKRDYFEVSKLTVLLYLNSDCEGGETEFETCKVKPEKGMLVVFPHKLRHQSTPIVSGLKYAIRSDVMYAKL, translated from the coding sequence TTGAGTAAAAAATATGTAGATAAAGAACTTGGAATATTTTGTGTAAACAACTTTCTAAGTGATGAAGAGTGCGATGAGTTAATTTCTCTTAGTGAAAATAAAAAATATGAAGAGGCATCAATTATTACCCACATGGGTCTAGAAATCGCTAAGGATGTACGAAACAACGATAGGGTCATCTATGATGATTTGGAACTAGCTAAAAAACTATATGAAAGAATAGTAGAGTACATTCCTAAAGAAATTGATAGTTGGTCTAGAAATGGACTAAATGAAAGGTTCAGGTTTTATAAGTATTCACCCGGTCAATATTTTAAGTGGCACGTAGATGGCGCATTCAAGAGGGACTATTTTGAGGTCAGTAAGTTAACTGTACTTCTGTACTTAAATAGTGATTGTGAAGGTGGAGAAACAGAGTTTGAAACCTGTAAAGTGAAGCCAGAAAAGGGGATGTTGGTAGTATTTCCCCATAAACTTAGGCATCAAAGTACGCCAATCGTTTCTGGTCTGAAATATGCGATTCGGTCTGACGTAATGTATGCAAAGCTATAG
- a CDS encoding Tll0287-like domain-containing protein gives MKSKFTHRLLPLLFAMAPALVVAGDNPDNLEESRRIAQAFMQRLGGTLKQQLATAGPGGAIGVCKQVAPALAADYSRNGFLVSRVSLKTRNKTLGTPDAWERSMLEQFDRQQAQGSAPTEVNELTEDADGRWFRYLKAIPTQPMCLQCHGQPYDMAADVKTMLAREYPDDQATGYRAGDIRGAISIKRKLADAGE, from the coding sequence ATGAAATCAAAGTTTACTCATCGTTTGTTACCGTTGTTATTCGCTATGGCACCGGCGCTGGTCGTTGCAGGCGATAATCCGGACAATCTTGAAGAAAGCCGTCGGATTGCGCAGGCTTTCATGCAGCGTTTGGGCGGCACCTTGAAACAGCAATTGGCAACCGCCGGTCCGGGCGGGGCGATCGGCGTTTGCAAACAGGTCGCGCCGGCCCTGGCGGCGGACTATTCCAGGAACGGTTTTTTGGTCAGCCGAGTATCGCTGAAAACCCGCAACAAGACGCTGGGCACTCCCGATGCCTGGGAGCGTAGCATGCTGGAACAATTCGACCGGCAACAAGCGCAAGGTAGCGCGCCGACGGAAGTCAACGAGCTAACCGAAGACGCGGATGGTCGCTGGTTCCGCTATCTGAAAGCCATCCCCACCCAGCCCATGTGCCTGCAATGCCACGGCCAGCCGTACGACATGGCTGCCGACGTTAAAACGATGCTAGCCAGGGAATATCCTGACGACCAAGCAACCGGTTATCGGGCCGGCGATATTCGCGGCGCTATTAGCATTAAGCGGAAGCTGGCGGATGCGGGTGAATAA
- the yihA gene encoding ribosome biogenesis GTP-binding protein YihA/YsxC, with amino-acid sequence MNPMYHQAKFINSAPRLQDAPPDQGMEIAFAGRSNAGKSSAINTLVQQNALARVSKTPGRTQLLNFFEIDTERKLVDLPGYGYAKVPVAVKRDWQKMMENYLKNRKALCGIVLVMDIRHPMTEFDWQMVEWCEHTHLPLHILLTKADKLKFGAAKNTLLAVQRELSQASITVTLQLFSALNKTGIDDIHQMLDEWFGLKTAN; translated from the coding sequence ATGAATCCAATGTATCACCAGGCCAAATTCATCAACAGCGCGCCCCGGCTGCAGGATGCGCCGCCGGACCAGGGTATGGAGATTGCTTTTGCCGGTCGCTCGAACGCCGGTAAGTCCAGTGCCATCAATACGTTGGTGCAGCAAAACGCCTTGGCCAGGGTTAGCAAAACGCCGGGGCGCACCCAGTTGCTGAACTTTTTTGAAATCGACACAGAGCGGAAGCTGGTGGATTTACCCGGTTACGGTTACGCGAAAGTGCCGGTGGCGGTTAAACGCGACTGGCAGAAAATGATGGAAAATTACCTGAAAAATCGCAAAGCTCTCTGCGGCATTGTGTTGGTGATGGATATCCGCCACCCCATGACCGAATTCGACTGGCAAATGGTGGAATGGTGCGAGCACACCCACTTGCCGTTACATATCTTATTGACCAAGGCGGACAAACTGAAATTCGGCGCCGCTAAAAACACCCTGTTGGCCGTGCAGCGCGAATTAAGCCAAGCCAGTATTACCGTCACCTTGCAGTTGTTTTCCGCGTTGAACAAAACCGGCATCGATGATATCCATCAAATGCTCGACGAATGGTTCGGGTTAAAAACGGCGAATTAG